Genomic segment of Hydractinia symbiolongicarpus strain clone_291-10 chromosome 5, HSymV2.1, whole genome shotgun sequence:
CACCGTGAGTGCAATTTGTACCATTTGACTTGTAGACATCATTGCATTCAGGTGACGTACCGTCGCAGTAATCAACAAGATCACATTCGGTATGCGCGTTTCGACATATTGTCCTATTTGATGCTATGTTGCAGCTGACACAACAATCACCATAAGCGCACTCTGCACCGTATGTTAATCTACATGTTGATGGATTGCAACATAAGTTTGTGCAAAAGGTGACACTTCCGCAATCACATTCTTCATTCTCTTCAACGATGTTATTGCCACATTTCGGTGCGGGCTGCATCGATATATTTGGTTTATTTTTCAAACACAGTGCGTTTTCGCTTGCCAAATACGCATCCATTGAGTTGATACtacattttgaaaaatgttttggaaTTGGGTAGGTACTCCGGGGATACATTATGCAATATCCTGAAGAATCCACACATGCACAATGAACTTCATCGTGGGTCATATTTAAGTTATGTCCTATTTCATGAGCCATTGTTCCAGACACAAAAGAATAATGAACATCAGTCTTATAATTACTTAAGCCACCCGACCAAGCTTTTGAGCACATAGCACCTACATAGGCAAGACCGATGACGTCATTATTAAAGTTTTGCGCTGTCAGCAAATGAACATTATCGGGATATATTATGTTCTTTTCGGCATAAAACATGaactgtttcaaaacattgtttgCATCGTCTGTTATGTTGATCTTATCTCTTTCGTTCCAGATCTCTATGCCAACCAAGACGACTCGTACGTCAAGCGACCTGTAAATAGTATCAATCGAGTGTACAATGTCAATACTTCGTGCTATATTTGCACTTACGTCACCTAGCCTATTGTATAGTGAATTAGAATGAACTAAATATAATTCTATGGTTGTCATGTCTTCGCGATGAAGGGCGCTATTACTTGATCTTCTTCGCCGTGTTCGTTCATAGTTATTACTGCGGACTTCTTTATAACGAATCGATTCGTAATCTTTGGATATCTTTTGGTATGTAGTTAAATTTCCTGTAAATAACTCTGATGACTCACTTAGCGTTCTTTTAAAGTGAAGGTCAATATCATAATTTACTTCACGGCACATAACGCTTATAAATATGCTACCATTTTGATTTTTCGCAAGATCTATTTTAACAGATACATCACAAGTCTGTTCACTTCCTCTGTATAAGTATATCCCGTTTGTAGGAACGCGTTCCTTAAGTTTCACGTCTCCATGAAAGGTGTATACTGATATACTGGGCACCATCGGGGCGTCATATAAGTCAACATTGTATGTTTTGTTGAGATATCTACCCAGCAGCCATATTTGAATTGAATTacatttttcaatttcttgaGTACACGATTTTGTCACTTCAGCCGCAACATATTGATCCGTGACATTCGCTAATGTACCGAAACTCAAATGTAGTAAAGCAAAAACCACGCATGTAGCGATCACATGGCACATCTttcgtgtttttgtttcttATGTCGCTTATAAAGGCTGGTGttaatttgacgtcaaatatatCTGTTTgttgaacaaaaatatttcaggTATTTATCTTTATGGAGGGGCGAGGACAGATTTTTTTatg
This window contains:
- the LOC130645494 gene encoding disintegrin and metalloproteinase domain-containing protein 19-like is translated as MCHVIATCVVFALLHLSFGTLANVTDQYVAAEVTKSCTQEIEKCNSIQIWLLGRYLNKTYNVDLYDAPMVPSISVYTFHGDVKLKERVPTNGIYLYRGSEQTCDVSVKIDLAKNQNGSIFISVMCREVNYDIDLHFKRTLSESSELFTGNLTTYQKISKDYESIRYKEVRSNNYERTRRRRSSNSALHREDMTTIELYLVHSNSLYNRLGDVSANIARSIDIVHSIDTIYRSLDVRVVLVGIEIWNERDKINITDDANNVLKQFMFYAEKNIIYPDNVHLLTAQNFNNDVIGLAYVGAMCSKAWSGGLSNYKTDVHYSFVSGTMAHEIGHNLNMTHDEVHCACVDSSGYCIMYPRSTYPIPKHFSKCSINSMDAYLASENALCLKNKPNISMQPAPKCGNNIVEENEECDCGSVTFCTNLCCNPSTCRLTYGAECAYGDCCVSCNIASNRTICRNAHTECDLVDYCDGTSPECNDVYKSNGTNCTHGGVCVNGKCYSQTHQCKYLFGEDSVSAIETCYSINTLGETYGHCGITEGKSLKKCLHESKMCGKLQCMNVTKEYPVVGFHSTRANVHIKVNGDVKMCVTGSADLGRQQGDPGMVFDWTPCGYNQYCINNECIAVNLTSNCNKTCKHREVCSSQGKCVCEDGWTGAFCDQSTSDFNDITSNSNKNGQLDQINSSAVNKINQFLLLPACFKLIIHITI